From Streptomyces sp. TLI_053, a single genomic window includes:
- a CDS encoding UBP-type zinc finger domain-containing protein, with the protein MNDGYGWRVAPDPGRAVQATCDHVEGLHEVPANAAPGCEDCLRDGRTWVNLLACLSCGHIGCCDSSPGQHAYRHAHAHPAHHLARSLRPGADWAWCYTDEVYLHRTRPA; encoded by the coding sequence GTGAACGATGGGTACGGATGGCGGGTCGCGCCCGATCCCGGCCGGGCGGTCCAGGCGACTTGCGACCACGTCGAGGGGCTGCACGAGGTCCCCGCGAACGCGGCCCCCGGCTGCGAGGACTGCCTACGGGACGGCCGCACCTGGGTGAACCTGCTGGCCTGCCTCAGCTGCGGGCACATCGGCTGCTGCGACAGCTCCCCGGGGCAGCACGCCTACCGCCACGCCCACGCCCACCCCGCCCACCACCTGGCCCGCTCGCTCCGGCCCGGCGCGGACTGGGCCTGGTGCTACACCGACGAGGTCTACCTGCACCGCACCCGGCCGGCCTGA
- a CDS encoding TauD/TfdA family dioxygenase, which translates to MTGRAEGAGPRAWTPDTLDEEDWIVPWPPDGPDGRSDPVARVAHALRHGPGLALVRGLALDGLGDPECAELCRRFAARLGTVRPLPAGPAADDLLTAETAPAVELPATDRTTDRTTDGTAARAAQRDGDARTLDPHTDRSHGPESPWLLGLLCIRPARAGGESLLVSARAVHDRLAEQDPSALHHLYQDFHFGRGPDFDRVSPVFQQRRHGLHVQYNRYWIERGQQETGRPFPPGRLAALDTLHGVLTDPGTVLRVPMRRGDLLLLDNTAVLHGRTGFSDPVGPGERRCLARVWADRPADR; encoded by the coding sequence ATGACGGGACGTGCCGAAGGGGCGGGGCCCCGGGCCTGGACCCCGGACACCTTGGACGAGGAGGACTGGATCGTCCCGTGGCCGCCGGACGGACCGGACGGGAGATCGGATCCGGTCGCGCGGGTCGCCCACGCCCTGCGCCACGGACCGGGCCTGGCCCTGGTGCGCGGCCTGGCGCTGGACGGGCTCGGCGATCCGGAGTGCGCCGAGCTGTGCCGGCGTTTCGCGGCGCGGCTGGGCACGGTGCGGCCGCTCCCGGCGGGCCCGGCCGCGGACGACCTGCTCACCGCCGAGACCGCGCCGGCGGTCGAGCTCCCGGCCACCGACCGGACCACCGACCGGACCACCGACGGGACCGCCGCCCGGGCCGCGCAGCGCGACGGCGACGCCAGGACGCTCGACCCGCACACCGACCGGTCGCACGGCCCGGAGTCGCCGTGGCTGCTGGGTCTGCTGTGCATCCGGCCGGCCCGGGCCGGTGGTGAGTCGTTGCTCGTCAGCGCCCGTGCCGTCCACGACCGTCTCGCGGAGCAGGACCCGTCCGCGCTGCACCACCTGTACCAGGACTTCCACTTCGGGCGCGGACCGGACTTCGACCGCGTCTCCCCCGTCTTCCAGCAGCGTCGCCACGGCCTGCACGTCCAGTACAACCGCTACTGGATCGAGCGCGGCCAGCAGGAGACCGGCCGGCCGTTCCCGCCGGGCCGACTGGCGGCGCTGGACACCCTCCACGGGGTCCTCACCGACCCCGGGACGGTCCTGCGCGTCCCGATGCGCCGGGGCGATCTCCTGCTCCTGGACAACACGGCCGTGCTGCACGGACGGACCGGGTTCAGCGATCCCGTCGGGCCGGGAGAGCGACGCTGTCTGGCCCGGGTCTGGGCGGACCGGCCCGCCGACCGGTGA
- a CDS encoding cupin domain-containing protein, translating to MSAEPHSHSHSRTAAPAGEGAAVVTEAGTGFHPHLHSTDAPAGTALRARLHHVRAGELDDGTAQTGGMRRFAAISGRTVGSEKLWMGQTHVAPATASSDHHHGESETAIHVVSGHPEFVFVDDSSGTPEEVRLRTGPGDYIFVPPFVPHREENPDPEEEAVVVIARSTQEAVVVNLPGLYALGDGVGDRA from the coding sequence ATGTCCGCCGAACCCCACTCCCACTCCCACTCCCGTACCGCCGCGCCCGCCGGTGAGGGGGCGGCCGTCGTCACGGAGGCCGGCACCGGCTTCCACCCGCACCTGCACAGCACGGACGCCCCCGCCGGCACCGCCCTGCGGGCCCGGCTGCACCACGTCCGCGCGGGCGAACTCGACGACGGCACCGCCCAGACCGGCGGGATGCGGCGTTTCGCCGCGATCAGCGGACGGACGGTCGGCTCGGAGAAGCTCTGGATGGGACAGACCCACGTCGCCCCGGCCACCGCCTCCTCCGACCACCACCACGGCGAGTCCGAGACCGCCATCCACGTGGTCAGTGGGCACCCCGAGTTCGTCTTCGTCGACGACTCCTCCGGTACGCCCGAGGAGGTCCGCCTGCGCACCGGCCCGGGCGACTACATCTTCGTCCCGCCGTTCGTCCCGCACCGGGAGGAGAACCCGGACCCGGAGGAGGAGGCGGTGGTCGTCATCGCCCGCAGCACCCAGGAAGCCGTCGTGGTCAACCTCCCCGGCCTCTACGCCCTCGGCGACGGCGTGGGCGACCGGGCCTGA
- a CDS encoding Rrf2 family transcriptional regulator, with amino-acid sequence MHISAKADYAARALVELACDTSRPLTCEAIAASQGIPFRFLKSVVGELRRAGLVRSQRGCEGGYWLGRTAEEITLLDVVRAVDGEVITLRGEPLAGLDYPGPAQGLPSVWRSVEERAVEILSGTTVAQLVRSGDRVATA; translated from the coding sequence ATGCACATATCCGCCAAGGCCGACTACGCCGCCCGGGCTCTGGTCGAGCTCGCCTGCGACACGTCGCGCCCCCTCACCTGCGAGGCCATCGCCGCCTCCCAGGGCATCCCGTTCCGGTTCCTCAAGTCCGTGGTGGGTGAACTGCGGCGGGCCGGGCTGGTCCGCAGCCAGCGCGGCTGCGAGGGCGGCTACTGGCTCGGCCGGACGGCCGAGGAGATCACCCTGCTGGACGTGGTGCGTGCGGTGGACGGCGAGGTGATCACACTGCGCGGCGAGCCGCTGGCCGGACTCGACTACCCGGGCCCCGCGCAGGGGCTTCCGTCGGTCTGGCGCAGCGTCGAGGAGCGCGCCGTGGAGATCCTCTCGGGCACGACCGTGGCCCAACTGGTGCGGTCCGGCGACCGGGTGGCGACCGCGTGA
- a CDS encoding DsbA family protein, which translates to MSGDEGEGGAEGTAAEVRVQVEVVEYTDPMCPWSWAAEPRLRTLLREAEGFCGHRRVFGVLFDEDEAPAPDPAAETAWYAGYVQRITDHAGAPRAARLGWVAASSWPSSLAAAAAEAQGPLVADRVLRRLRESVFVLGEPADTPGRVLAAVAGVPGLDEPRLRADLASAAVRERVRRDRAEARRPLPEVIGLRGDGPHPGAAKETEDGGHRYALPTLVFTGPGGRRVVPGWRSAEEYRAALAAVSPAPLVPADRVPTAGELLERYRSLTAPELAGAAGGLPPGTRRVPTANGDVVLHPQERSGPAVVAARRSPAAG; encoded by the coding sequence GTGAGTGGGGACGAGGGCGAGGGCGGGGCCGAGGGCACGGCCGCCGAGGTCCGGGTCCAGGTCGAGGTGGTGGAGTACACCGACCCGATGTGCCCGTGGTCCTGGGCGGCCGAGCCGAGGCTGCGGACACTGCTGCGCGAGGCGGAGGGCTTCTGCGGGCACCGGCGGGTCTTCGGGGTCCTGTTCGACGAGGACGAGGCGCCCGCGCCGGACCCGGCCGCCGAGACGGCCTGGTACGCCGGGTACGTCCAGCGGATCACCGACCACGCGGGCGCACCGAGGGCCGCCCGGCTGGGCTGGGTGGCCGCGAGCAGCTGGCCGTCCTCGCTGGCGGCGGCCGCCGCCGAGGCGCAGGGCCCGCTGGTCGCCGACCGGGTGCTGCGCCGGCTGCGGGAGAGCGTGTTCGTGCTCGGCGAGCCCGCCGACACCCCCGGGCGCGTGCTCGCCGCGGTGGCGGGGGTGCCCGGTCTCGACGAGCCGCGGCTGCGGGCCGATCTGGCCTCCGCGGCCGTCCGCGAGCGGGTGCGCCGCGACCGGGCCGAGGCCCGGCGGCCGCTGCCGGAGGTGATCGGCCTGCGCGGGGACGGGCCCCACCCGGGGGCGGCGAAGGAGACCGAGGACGGCGGCCACCGGTACGCGCTGCCGACCTTGGTGTTCACCGGGCCGGGCGGGCGCCGGGTGGTGCCGGGGTGGCGGAGCGCGGAGGAGTACCGGGCGGCGCTGGCCGCGGTCTCCCCCGCGCCGCTGGTGCCGGCGGACCGCGTTCCCACCGCCGGGGAGCTGTTGGAGCGGTACCGGAGCCTGACCGCTCCCGAGCTGGCAGGAGCGGCGGGAGGGCTGCCGCCCGGCACCCGGCGCGTGCCGACCGCGAACGGGGACGTCGTGCTCCATCCGCAGGAACGCTCCGGCCCGGCCGTCGTGGCGGCCCGCCGCTCCCCCGCCGCCGGCTGA
- a CDS encoding ABC transporter substrate-binding protein, with the protein MTSPSNDRPLLGRRSLLGLGLGLGASFVLAACGDPGQAGTGGAGGSTAGGTLKWGWALPTSWDPVFSSAGWDVHSLSLVYAGLTKLDEQGTAVPALASAWKFGADGTSVTFTLRPGLTFSDGSPLDAAAVKKSLDRGRTEPKSLVAPQLTSVREVSAPDPQTVLLELSRPDYQIPNLLAGKTGMIVNPKAFESDAAGLATRPAGAGPFTLTSYTQNAKAVLRRNPAYWDATAIKLENFEVHPLPDAATVVAGLQSGQFDVAQIPGSQVAAAKAAGLEVQVIPSLVVAVLDVNVEKAPFDNPKVVEALKFAIDRDALLKTQLFGYGEVNHQPFPKGYVGYDPASADLYRYDPAKARALLTEAGHPDGVDLTLTTTAAQGLPEQLQAQLKEVGIRATIDVVPAAQATQIVYIQHTKALFTDQFAGRDSAAQAFQVLFGEQGLMNPGRRTPPELAAAVEQVSRTPLDSPEYPAVLRAATALAVRTMPNTFLYSVPRLLARRKSVSPIPAFTAVQRFEGVTAS; encoded by the coding sequence ATGACCAGCCCCTCCAACGACCGCCCGCTGCTCGGCAGACGTTCCCTGCTCGGCCTCGGCCTCGGCCTCGGCGCTTCGTTCGTCCTCGCCGCGTGCGGCGACCCCGGGCAGGCCGGGACGGGCGGGGCGGGCGGGTCCACCGCCGGCGGCACCCTCAAGTGGGGCTGGGCGCTGCCGACTTCGTGGGACCCGGTGTTCTCCTCGGCGGGCTGGGACGTCCACTCGCTGTCGCTGGTCTACGCGGGCCTCACCAAGCTCGACGAACAGGGCACCGCCGTACCGGCCCTGGCCTCGGCCTGGAAGTTCGGCGCCGACGGCACCTCGGTCACCTTCACCCTGCGCCCCGGGCTGACGTTCTCCGACGGCAGCCCGCTGGACGCCGCCGCCGTCAAGAAGAGCCTGGACCGCGGCCGCACCGAGCCCAAGTCCCTGGTCGCCCCGCAGCTCACCAGCGTCCGCGAGGTGTCCGCACCCGACCCGCAGACCGTGCTGCTCGAACTCTCCCGGCCCGACTACCAGATCCCCAACCTGCTGGCCGGGAAGACCGGCATGATCGTCAACCCGAAGGCCTTCGAGTCGGACGCCGCCGGGCTGGCGACCCGCCCGGCCGGTGCCGGGCCGTTCACCCTCACCTCGTACACCCAGAACGCCAAGGCCGTGCTGCGCCGCAACCCCGCCTACTGGGACGCGACCGCGATCAAGCTGGAGAACTTCGAGGTCCATCCGCTCCCGGACGCCGCCACCGTGGTCGCCGGACTCCAGTCCGGCCAGTTCGACGTGGCCCAGATCCCGGGCAGCCAGGTGGCCGCGGCCAAGGCGGCGGGCCTGGAGGTCCAGGTGATCCCGTCCCTGGTGGTGGCGGTCCTGGACGTCAACGTCGAGAAGGCTCCGTTCGACAACCCCAAGGTGGTCGAGGCGCTCAAGTTCGCGATCGACCGGGACGCCCTGCTCAAGACCCAGCTGTTCGGCTACGGCGAGGTCAACCACCAGCCGTTCCCCAAGGGTTACGTCGGCTACGACCCCGCCTCGGCCGACCTCTACCGATACGACCCGGCCAAGGCCCGCGCGCTGCTCACCGAGGCCGGCCACCCCGACGGCGTCGACCTCACCCTGACCACCACGGCCGCGCAGGGACTGCCCGAGCAACTCCAGGCGCAGCTGAAGGAGGTCGGCATCCGGGCCACCATCGACGTGGTCCCGGCCGCGCAGGCCACCCAGATCGTCTACATCCAGCACACCAAGGCCCTGTTCACCGACCAGTTCGCGGGCCGCGACTCCGCCGCGCAGGCCTTCCAGGTGCTCTTCGGCGAGCAGGGCCTGATGAACCCGGGCCGGCGGACCCCGCCGGAGCTGGCCGCGGCCGTCGAGCAGGTCTCGCGCACCCCGCTGGACTCGCCGGAGTACCCGGCCGTCCTCCGGGCGGCCACCGCGCTCGCGGTGCGCACGATGCCCAACACCTTCCTGTACAGCGTCCCCCGGCTGCTGGCCCGGCGGAAGTCCGTCTCGCCGATCCCGGCCTTCACGGCGGTGCAGCGGTTCGAGGGGGTGACCGCGTCGTGA
- a CDS encoding ABC transporter permease, with amino-acid sequence MSAVLPRAGAWRAGPLARRAARAPRPLGRVLGSTVTVFLLSSLLTFGLGAVSDANPAAAVLGETATAADIARLDHEFGLDRPLPAQYGDWLSHAVGGDLGTSWFTTVPVADSIATALPVDLSIAGLALLLAVLLGGAAGIAAALSNGGRLDRAVTAVCTLLGTLPAFVIAIGLITLVAVQLRLLPSGGYVPFSRQPGEWLRFALLPALALSLDTAAGIARQLRTSLVAELRRNYTTGALMRGLSGRRVLFDHALRNAAGPAFTVLGMSVPVLIGGAVVTERIFNLPGIAQLSLRAAEQHDVPVIQGTLLVTVAVVLVANLAVDAVLFALNPVARRGPRPEGRATKRSGPAPAPAPAPAPAPAVGVNT; translated from the coding sequence GTGAGCGCCGTCCTGCCCCGTGCGGGCGCCTGGCGCGCGGGGCCCCTGGCCCGCCGGGCCGCGCGCGCCCCGCGCCCGCTGGGGCGGGTGCTCGGGAGCACCGTCACCGTCTTCCTGCTCTCCTCGCTGCTGACCTTCGGCCTCGGCGCCGTCTCGGACGCCAACCCGGCCGCCGCCGTCCTCGGCGAGACCGCCACCGCGGCCGACATCGCCCGGCTGGACCACGAGTTCGGCCTGGACCGGCCGCTGCCCGCGCAGTACGGCGACTGGCTGTCCCACGCGGTCGGCGGCGACCTCGGCACCTCCTGGTTCACCACCGTGCCGGTCGCCGACTCGATCGCCACCGCGCTCCCGGTCGACCTCTCCATCGCCGGCCTCGCCCTGCTGCTGGCCGTGCTGCTGGGCGGCGCGGCCGGGATCGCGGCGGCGCTGAGCAACGGCGGCCGGCTGGACCGAGCGGTCACCGCCGTCTGCACCCTCCTCGGCACCCTGCCCGCCTTCGTCATCGCGATCGGCCTGATCACCCTGGTCGCCGTCCAACTGCGCCTGCTGCCCTCCGGCGGGTACGTGCCGTTCTCCCGGCAGCCGGGCGAGTGGCTGCGGTTCGCCCTGCTGCCGGCGCTGGCCCTCAGCCTGGACACCGCCGCCGGCATCGCCCGCCAGCTGCGGACCTCGCTGGTCGCGGAGCTGCGGCGCAACTACACGACCGGTGCCCTGATGCGCGGACTCTCCGGACGCCGGGTGCTGTTCGACCACGCGCTGCGCAACGCCGCCGGACCGGCGTTCACCGTGCTCGGCATGAGCGTGCCGGTCCTCATCGGCGGCGCCGTGGTCACCGAGCGGATCTTCAACCTCCCGGGAATCGCCCAACTCTCCCTCCGCGCGGCCGAGCAGCACGACGTGCCGGTGATCCAGGGCACCCTGCTGGTCACCGTCGCGGTTGTGCTCGTGGCCAATCTGGCCGTCGACGCCGTGCTGTTCGCCCTCAACCCGGTGGCCCGGCGCGGGCCTCGGCCGGAGGGACGCGCGACGAAGCGGAGCGGGCCGGCTCCGGCTCCGGCTCCGGCTCCGGCTCCGGCTCCGGCTGTGGGAGTGAACACGTGA